One Solenopsis invicta isolate M01_SB chromosome 15, UNIL_Sinv_3.0, whole genome shotgun sequence genomic window, acacaaaacaaaataaaactagttacatttttgtttatattacttatatcttatttactttttactttttatctctaattgttacttatataaaataaaaatgttaaatgttaaataagtaTGCTTTAGGAGACCGGtatgcattcagcaactttcccctATTTGTTGATAATAGccaattcaaaatatttgatcgGACATACTTTAATAaggaataatttaattcaatgaaaaaagagcattgaaatataatattttatattctaaaaaaatttttaaaacaatagttATATTAcgctaataattataaaattattttatcaaaaaattataaggaCGATTTatacagtaataaatttttttcaagaacgATCATAGCCTGCATGTCTCCTGTAGTAACGGTCAGCTGTTTGCTGAACTTAGCTGAACAAGGCTATGGAGAAGACAAAGGATTTGCCAGCTTGTTGTGCACTGCGTCATCTATCGACGATGTCCACATCGTGTCTCTGTTTTCCATCTGCTTCTCTTTCGTTTTTAGCAACGGTATACAGAAATCGTAAGAAAAACGTATGATGCATTAGTATTCACGTAGCTTCCTATCTTAATCCTTCGAGTGCGAAAGATCTCGTGTACGCGGGAAAGAaatctttcaaattttcaaCGGAAATTATAAGAGTTTGATAAAAATTGGTAAAGAGTTGCATTTTTCtcgcattaatttatatttagagaTCGTAACTCCGAAAGAGGAAAAACAACTTCCTACAATCAACACTAATATATCTTCAGGAGATCGTATCCCGATACTTTTTCTGTGAATTACGGTATTAATACAGTATATATATTTCACAACTTTCATGATTAATGCATTAGCAGTTTGCGACGTCAAGCATCGCGAGCCGATGTGGCgagctatataaaaaaatgtctaaacGTACAAAGAGCTTTCCATAAAGCGAGCCATGCATCTTCCTAGATGACAAGAGAACAGAATGGTGGTCCTATATCCCCGGCGGGATTCGAGATTTCCTCCTGGGACTTATAGCGGGAATTATCTTGGGCTTCGCCCTGGTCTTTTTCCCTCATCGCAATCACGTAGGTACTTTATTCATTTCCCCGCGTCCGAGAGCTTACGAAATTCGGGTCACGTATCGCGAAAGCACGTTCGTGTAATCTGAACTAACAAGAGTAGACTTATTAACGCCTTTCTTTgcgatgttttattaaaatatcgcaTTGAGACGGAGAGTTTACGAAAATGAAACGAAAAACTCGACATTTCTTCATTCGACCGTGTGGCAAAAATATGTCTTCGGCTGCcgcataatttattaatgatatcttGAAATCGTTTCTTCTATGTCGGGCATCAGAAATACGCAACGTTGTATCGCATTGGTGGCTTAGCTCTCGCGTCTTTAACGTGCACTACGGCAGCAACGAGACTAGCGTTCACAGGTGGAGGATATCTCGCCACTATTCTACTATCCTTCATAGCTGTACATGGATGGCGAATCTTAACCATTTCATACGATGTAAGTAACACACAGCGAAAAACATGTTGCATTTGtgctaaatatatttaataattgatacgaAAATACTGTTAAGCAACAAGATTCGCTTCGATCGAGAAATGACATTTCCTTTTACTTCTTGTATAATATTTGCGCCACTTCCCAACATCTAACATATTtgtcttgtattaaattaataacaaaaatttggatTATTTGGAATATGTGAAACGTGTTAAATTTGAtgaataacgtttttttttttattgtatgataaatatgttgtaaaaatatacaatccCGAATGCGTCTTCCAGATTTTTATCGTTAATTCATGCCACTGCCTTTGGTCGTCGTCTCTATTAAAAATTGGACGaaaaatgtgtgtaaaaaaattcattttgattTTTACGTTGCAGACGATGCCTTTTCACAAGGCGTTTTATTTCCTATGGTATTTCGTGCAGCCGATTTTAGGAGGCGTGATTGGCGCCGATATTGACTTTAGAAACTGGGCTATATCCAGATTCGGACTTTACCTCGCTTGTGTACTCGTGGGAATATCCGTAAGTTATGCCGAGCGAGACACGTGAGAAATGAGTTAGTTTTAAAGACGCGAGTAGAAAATTGAATGTACCTGTGTTTTATTTGACTTTACTGCAAAATAAAACGTAAAGATTCATCTTCTCGCAATGTCTTTTTACCTCACGTTGTTTatctcataaataaataaatttgtaacagtgccgtaaaaaattttattcaattttttaagtttaggTGCGCATTACTACCGTCTTTTTAACGACAATCCGAATGCCTTTCACGTGGAAAGAACGACTCTTCGTCGCCATAGCTTGGATACCTAAGGGAACTTTACAGGTATAAAAAGTCTTTTTTCACATTCTCGGTATATTACACAAATTCTCTGTCGAAAAAAAATTAGCAGTCTTAAAATTCTGACAATTAGGCAGCATTAGCGCCCATGGCGTTTGAGCATGCTAGAAAAGAAGGCGACCCCGTGAAAATAGAATTGGCCCTCGACGTAGTGAGGATATCCGTGATTGCCATAGTCTTTCTAGCGCCACTCGGCGCATTCGGCATAATGACTAGCGGTCCCTATTTCCTGAACAAGA contains:
- the LOC105200662 gene encoding sodium/hydrogen exchanger 9B1; translation: MTLLAWAVLYFLLGDMVLPGGSIFGLLVLVVLSYALGWSLACIPRLHLPPIFGMLLAGIILRNTDVYNIHEMLGPGTTSKIRTFCLTFIMVRAGLQLTTTALRAHPVFVMILALVPCTVETLAVTVSCKYLLEFPWNWSFMTGTIIACMSPVVTVSCLLNLAEQGYGEDKGFASLLCTASSIDDVHIVSLFSICFSFVFSNDDKRTEWWSYIPGGIRDFLLGLIAGIILGFALVFFPHRNHKYATLYRIGGLALASLTCTTAATRLAFTGGGYLATILLSFIAVHGWRILTISYDTMPFHKAFYFLWYFVQPILGGVIGADIDFRNWAISRFGLYLACVLVGISVRITTVFLTTIRMPFTWKERLFVAIAWIPKGTLQAALAPMAFEHARKEGDPVKIELALDVVRISVIAIVFLAPLGAFGIMTSGPYFLNKISIEEHQKERELSYMHIVALQPVRRRKKKKKSVQAWTFLAYFRSFASSSFATTLASRRNLLRHSSRISRFSRVSSSLRIIFSKSVTQRYYRRAEMTPSVLRYLVVLHV